CAATCTCGTTTACCTGGGCTGCAACGCCTTGTTTGCAAAAGATGCCGGCTTTTCCGATCCGAAGGACATCATCGGAAAAGATGATTTCGACCTGGTCTGGCGAGAACAGGCGGAATTGTACCGCAGCGATGACCGGAAGGTCATGGAAAGTGGCATTCCAAAATTCCTGATTGAAGAGCCTCAGACAACACCGGATGGCAGGATCATTACGCATCTGACGAGCAAGGCGCCTCTTCGCAGTTCTACAGGAGAGATCAGCGGCATACTTGGAACGTATATGGACATTACCGATCGAAAGCGGGCGGAAGAGGCTCTGCGGTGCAGTGAAGAATTGAATCGAAAACTGATCGATACCATGCCGGACATTCTGGTTCACACCGATCTGAATGGCAATATTCTTTTCGTGAACGATGTCGCTTATCAACTGACCGGGTATCATTGGACGGATATAGCGGGAAAGAACATCATTTCTTTTGTCGATCCCGACGATCGTGACCGGATGGCAGAGAACATGATGCTCATGTTGAACAGCAGGTTGGGCCCCCGTGAATATTGCTTGATACGCAAGGATGGGAGCAAAATTTTCTTGGAAGTGAATGGCGATATCTTGCGCGACAAGGATGGGTCTCCCCGAAGCATCATGGCTATTGGCAGAGACATCAGTTATCGTAAACAAGCCGAGGAGGTACTGCTTCGCGAGAATCAAATTATTGATGCCATTCTGGATAGTACCCCTGGTATCATCTATCTTTACAATGAACAAGCCAAGCTGGTGAGATGGAACAAGAAACATGAGCAGATGACCGGGTATTCACCGGAAGAACTGTATGGCATGGACGTTCTGGACTGGTTTCAGGGGGATGAGAAGAGTCTGTCAGCCGTTATCGGGGGGCTGAAACGCACGTTGGAGAACGGATTCGGAGAAGCGGAGGCGGAACTGCAGCGAAAAGACTGCTCCAAAATCCCCATGTACTTTACGGCCAACTCGTTAAGCATCGATGGAAAACCGCATTTCGTTGGCATCGGAATTGATATCACCGAACGAAAACGCATGGATGAAGAACGGAAACTATTGTCCTCGGTGATCGAACAAGCCGAAGAAAATGTTCTCATTACGGATGATCGACGGACAATCTTATATGTCAATCCGGCCTTTGAGCGATCCAGTGGTTATCGCTGTGAAGAGCTAAAAGGACAAAAGCTGAAGAAGTTGCGCAGTGATCAGCATGATGAAGGATTTTACGATACACAAAAAAGGATCCTGGATCGTGGTGAAGTCTGGATGGGGGTTATCATTAACAAGGGGAAAAATGGCACGAATTTTGAGATAGAAGGAACCATTTCCCCGATCCGAAATGCTTCCGGAGCGATTACCCACTATGTGGCCGTTGGCCGAAACATGAGCCGTTTCCGCAGGCTGGAAAAAGAACTCCAGCAGGTGCAGAAGCTGGATGCCTTAGGTACGCTGGCCGGGGGAATCGCACACGATTTCAACAATGTTCTATCTGCCATCATGGGATATATCGAGATCGAGATTTCCGAAGCCAGCCAGGGGGGCAAGACGCGGCACAGGATGGAAAACGCTCTTTCCTCATGTTGCCGCGCCAGGGATTTGATCCGGCAAATACTGGCATTCAGCCGTCAAAGCGAGCAGCAACGCAAACCCATTGAAATGGGTTCCATTATCCAGGAAGCTATCCAAATGCTCCGGGCAACGCTTCCGGCGACGATCGATATCAAATTCACACAAGAAACAGGCAAGTCGTTTATTCTCGGCGATCCCACGCAGATTCATCAAATCATGATCAACCTGTGTACGAATGCCGCCCATGCCATGCGCGATAGAGGCGGCATTCTCGAAATTGGCCTGCATCATGTCGAACTGGATGCCACGGAGGCCGCAAATTATATCGATTTGCACCCTGGAGCCTATGTGCGGATGGTGGTTCGGGATACGGGCAAGGGAATGGATCGCGAAACTCTGGACCG
Above is a genomic segment from Desulfatirhabdium butyrativorans DSM 18734 containing:
- a CDS encoding hybrid sensor histidine kinase/response regulator; protein product: MAEKPTYEELEQRISELQRERDEFKRLHDALENRNARLWTLQNDDGKMVFAQSFHDASPKPVEEALRETRQIIEGIIHLVPVRVFWKDRNLVYLGCNALFAKDAGFSDPKDIIGKDDFDLVWREQAELYRSDDRKVMESGIPKFLIEEPQTTPDGRIITHLTSKAPLRSSTGEISGILGTYMDITDRKRAEEALRCSEELNRKLIDTMPDILVHTDLNGNILFVNDVAYQLTGYHWTDIAGKNIISFVDPDDRDRMAENMMLMLNSRLGPREYCLIRKDGSKIFLEVNGDILRDKDGSPRSIMAIGRDISYRKQAEEVLLRENQIIDAILDSTPGIIYLYNEQAKLVRWNKKHEQMTGYSPEELYGMDVLDWFQGDEKSLSAVIGGLKRTLENGFGEAEAELQRKDCSKIPMYFTANSLSIDGKPHFVGIGIDITERKRMDEERKLLSSVIEQAEENVLITDDRRTILYVNPAFERSSGYRCEELKGQKLKKLRSDQHDEGFYDTQKRILDRGEVWMGVIINKGKNGTNFEIEGTISPIRNASGAITHYVAVGRNMSRFRRLEKELQQVQKLDALGTLAGGIAHDFNNVLSAIMGYIEIEISEASQGGKTRHRMENALSSCCRARDLIRQILAFSRQSEQQRKPIEMGSIIQEAIQMLRATLPATIDIKFTQETGKSFILGDPTQIHQIMINLCTNAAHAMRDRGGILEIGLHHVELDATEAANYIDLHPGAYVRMVVRDTGKGMDRETLDRIFDPFFTTKGPGEGSGIGLSVVRGIVKGHGGRISAYGELGKGSTFEVFFPKTENELTTDERPSAGLATGKERILLVDDEESLVAVTSEMLNILGYEVVSANRSIDALALFRSQCDRFHLVVTDLTMPEMTGMELAAEILRIRGDIPILLSTGFSSLHSTPLRRCEGIIF